In one window of Aceticella autotrophica DNA:
- the pyk gene encoding pyruvate kinase has translation MRKTKIVSTIGPASDDFNILKELIQNGLNIARLNFSHGDFNEHGFRIDNIKKIREELNLPIAIMLDTKGPEIRTGKFKNGGVELKEGQTYTITTREIEGDETICSVTYKDLPKDVEKGFHILIDDGLISMKVIDVSGEDIKCIVENSGILKDQKGVNVPGAKLNLPALTQKDKDDIEFGIKKGIDMIAVSFVRKAADVLAIRKLLEKNNAGHVIIISKIESSEGVENIDEIIKVSDGIMVARGDLGVEIPIEDIPIVQKKIIEKCNKVGKPVVTATQMLDSMIRNPRPTRAEVTDVANAILDGTDAIMLSGETAQGKYPVAALKTMASIAEKIESYVSYKKNGDKTIDYNISVTNAISHATCETAKDIDASAIITPTKSGYTARMVSRYRPFAPIIAITHDEGVARRLSIVWGVYPLYSPKVNSTDEMIEVSIETALKEGLVRNGDIVVITAGIPVDMTGTTNMLKVHIVGDVIAKGTGIGVKSITGVACIVNDVEKDGYKFKEGDIIVAPKTEKDYMPLIEKASGIITEEGGFTSHAAIVGLNYGIPVIVGCEGATSKLTEGLTITLDTVRGLVYKGVMNIK, from the coding sequence ATGCGCAAAACTAAGATAGTATCTACTATTGGACCCGCAAGTGATGATTTTAACATTTTAAAAGAGCTTATTCAAAATGGTTTGAATATAGCAAGGCTTAATTTTTCGCATGGGGATTTCAACGAGCATGGTTTTAGAATCGATAATATCAAAAAAATAAGAGAAGAATTGAATTTACCTATAGCAATAATGCTTGATACAAAAGGACCTGAGATAAGAACGGGTAAATTTAAAAACGGTGGAGTTGAATTAAAAGAAGGTCAAACTTATACTATTACTACACGAGAAATTGAGGGTGACGAAACTATTTGTTCTGTTACATATAAAGACCTTCCTAAGGATGTGGAAAAAGGGTTCCATATATTGATAGATGATGGGCTTATCTCAATGAAGGTGATAGATGTCAGCGGAGAGGATATAAAATGCATTGTTGAAAATTCTGGTATATTAAAAGATCAAAAAGGTGTGAATGTACCTGGCGCAAAATTAAATTTACCAGCTTTAACACAAAAAGACAAGGATGATATTGAATTTGGCATTAAAAAAGGAATAGACATGATTGCTGTATCATTTGTAAGGAAGGCTGCTGACGTGCTGGCAATAAGAAAGCTTTTAGAGAAAAATAATGCAGGTCATGTTATTATAATCTCTAAAATTGAAAGCAGTGAAGGTGTTGAAAATATTGATGAAATCATAAAGGTTTCTGATGGAATAATGGTTGCACGCGGAGACCTTGGTGTTGAAATACCCATTGAAGACATTCCGATAGTTCAGAAAAAGATTATAGAAAAATGCAACAAGGTTGGGAAACCGGTTGTTACTGCAACACAGATGTTGGATTCAATGATAAGAAATCCAAGACCAACAAGGGCAGAAGTTACTGATGTGGCAAATGCAATACTTGACGGAACAGATGCCATAATGCTTTCAGGGGAAACTGCTCAAGGGAAATATCCTGTTGCAGCATTAAAGACGATGGCAAGTATAGCTGAAAAAATAGAATCATATGTCAGCTATAAGAAGAATGGTGATAAAACTATCGATTATAATATATCTGTAACAAATGCAATAAGTCACGCTACCTGTGAAACTGCAAAGGATATTGATGCATCTGCAATAATTACCCCTACTAAATCCGGATATACTGCAAGAATGGTATCAAGATACAGACCTTTTGCACCAATAATTGCAATAACACATGATGAAGGCGTAGCAAGAAGATTAAGCATTGTATGGGGAGTATATCCACTTTATTCACCAAAGGTTAATTCAACAGATGAGATGATAGAAGTGTCTATTGAAACGGCTTTAAAAGAAGGTCTTGTAAGGAACGGGGATATTGTAGTAATAACTGCCGGTATACCGGTTGATATGACTGGAACAACCAATATGTTAAAAGTACATATAGTTGGTGATGTCATAGCTAAAGGGACTGGTATAGGCGTAAAATCAATTACAGGTGTTGCATGTATTGTAAATGATGTTGAAAAGGACGGATATAAATTTAAAGAGGGTGATATTATCGTTGCACCTAAAACAGAAAAAGATTATATGCCTTTAATAGAAAAGGCTTCTGGTATAATTACTGAAGAAGGTGGGTTTACTTCACATGCTGCAATTGTTGGCTTGAATTACGGCATCCCTGTCATTGTTGGATGTGAGGGTGCAACATCAAAATTGACAGAGGGGTTGACAATAACACTTGATACGGTAAGAGGATTGGTCTATAAAGGAGTTATGAATATTAAATAG
- a CDS encoding acyl-CoA thioesterase: protein MLYYDTKIRVHYGETDKMGVVYYANYLNWFEIGRTEFFRSLGMTYRELEDNNIMLPVIEAYCKYLISALYDDLLIIRTKIEFLKYTRICFAYDIIREDDKKLLAVGRTEHPFTTLNKKPVSLYKVLPEVYNMLLKCYTENSKV from the coding sequence ATTTTGTATTATGATACAAAAATCAGGGTGCATTATGGCGAAACAGATAAGATGGGAGTAGTATACTATGCCAATTATTTAAATTGGTTTGAGATAGGCAGAACAGAATTTTTTCGCTCTCTTGGGATGACATACAGAGAACTTGAAGACAACAATATAATGCTGCCAGTAATAGAAGCCTATTGCAAATATTTAATTTCGGCACTATATGATGACCTTTTAATAATTCGTACAAAAATAGAATTTTTAAAATATACAAGAATTTGTTTTGCATATGATATAATACGTGAGGATGATAAAAAACTTCTTGCAGTAGGCAGGACAGAACATCCCTTTACAACGCTGAATAAAAAACCGGTAAGTCTTTATAAAGTTTTACCAGAGGTGTATAATATGTTATTAAAATGCTATACAGAAAATTCTAAAGTATAA
- a CDS encoding anthranilate synthase component II has product MSQISKVLIIDNYDSFTYNLVQYFKMLKATVQVYRNDEINLDDIDEIKPSHIVISPGPCTPRESGVSLKVIKMYYNKLPILGVCLGHQSIAYTFGSEIIKAKEPVHGKVWRIHHNNTGVFMGIKNPLNVTRYHSLVINPDTIPDEFVVTAWTDEGEIMGIKHKSYPLEGIQFHPEAVLTEYGLYMLNTFLTY; this is encoded by the coding sequence GTGAGTCAGATAAGCAAGGTGTTGATTATTGATAATTATGATTCTTTTACATACAACCTTGTTCAGTATTTTAAAATGTTAAAGGCTACTGTTCAGGTTTATAGAAATGATGAAATAAATTTAGATGATATAGATGAGATAAAGCCATCCCATATTGTGATTTCACCAGGACCATGTACGCCACGTGAATCAGGGGTTTCTTTAAAGGTTATAAAAATGTATTATAACAAGCTTCCTATTTTGGGAGTGTGTTTGGGACATCAATCAATTGCTTATACATTTGGTTCTGAGATTATAAAAGCAAAAGAACCGGTGCATGGAAAAGTATGGAGGATTCATCATAATAATACCGGTGTTTTCATGGGAATAAAAAATCCGTTAAATGTAACAAGATATCATTCTTTAGTCATTAATCCTGATACAATACCTGATGAATTTGTTGTTACTGCATGGACAGACGAAGGAGAAATAATGGGAATAAAGCATAAATCATATCCACTTGAAGGCATTCAGTTTCATCCTGAAGCTGTGTTAACTGAATATGGACTTTATATGCTGAATACTTTTTTGACGTATTGA